One region of Termitidicoccus mucosus genomic DNA includes:
- a CDS encoding TonB-dependent siderophore receptor encodes MPSSSLCIAPRLAPFALALAAFICVRPVCSAQAVSAPGDAQTDDQEEEIVVLSPFSVNAEKDRGYLAADTLTGGRMATNLLTTPGDITVQTREFLNDIAANTLTDAYKWMPNATVADPPGVSGSAIDSGQTFTFRGLPSGGNARNYFAGYNFSVNDFVVERIEQIRGPASILYGQSWSGGAVNIVTKRPIFGKNDVRLGIKGDAEGTQGVSIDANYGRSKYLALRVNATDQRLRNWVSTYFDDLTAVDLSATVRPWKGAEIRIEGETGVREMTGQPGPFVLMDAVSAWDGRTIYEGRQADDYSTLVPDSGTSLIQPAQAHMIYSPVLGGKVLDFSYFATTYGTGMSVVDRSNYYSNRMPVLMNMPTLPSKGFSPQPTNNKYVNHYSSLQAFWSQTWDNGLALELSASFNEISRTTPNAGQSLWGNMKLDINRYLPDGANNPGFMKYFSDTTIEGGNVDNYQNDAQVRLNALYPIKFGWGRQTFAVMLQNDLQSYRWRAHAYARLNNGNPYSTSNLVSFRQYWDNPNLPLVLPSTDAEGNPYGWSPSAHRDQSTKLQSIQVGTVGSYFDDRFTVIAGARRDVYHYSENNHNIVNGVIAGDRITSFSRSANTASIGATYFPVKALGALVNYSGGFQPNTITYPFFPGFKGDYVTTSKVLTLGIRFNLFKGAVVGSLGYYASKEQNRVQRYDSLNIRSIWENMGELERYPFQGYTAYSDTFDQEGSGLELDLVANPTKNLRLTANFSIPRTKQSNSMPGSRAYLAEHEPEWRAWMQAHPNDAWRVEQQLSSWINTVSDSVNGRTLNGTFDYRANFYGVYTFSKGILKGFRIGGGGNLYGRRVIGNVLGDGKNYIKADAYAVYTLMTAYAFKLGRTSVYIQVNIDNLFNYDKPVFNNVQLTGGRTPWNTPETANTAYPFGYYYNNPRMLRLGMTVSF; translated from the coding sequence TCACGGTGCAGACCCGCGAATTCCTCAACGACATCGCCGCCAACACGCTCACCGACGCCTATAAATGGATGCCCAACGCCACCGTCGCCGACCCGCCCGGCGTCAGCGGCAGCGCCATCGACTCCGGGCAGACGTTCACCTTTCGCGGCCTGCCCTCCGGCGGCAACGCGCGCAATTATTTCGCCGGATACAATTTCAGCGTGAACGATTTTGTCGTCGAGCGCATTGAGCAGATACGCGGTCCGGCCAGCATCCTCTACGGCCAGTCCTGGTCGGGCGGTGCCGTCAACATCGTCACCAAGCGCCCCATCTTCGGCAAAAACGACGTCCGCCTGGGCATAAAGGGCGATGCCGAGGGCACCCAAGGCGTGTCGATCGACGCCAACTACGGACGCTCCAAATACCTTGCCCTCCGCGTCAATGCCACCGACCAGCGTCTCCGCAACTGGGTGAGCACCTATTTCGACGACCTCACCGCTGTTGACCTGAGCGCGACCGTGCGCCCGTGGAAAGGCGCGGAAATCCGCATCGAGGGCGAAACCGGCGTCCGCGAGATGACCGGCCAGCCCGGACCTTTCGTGCTCATGGACGCCGTGTCCGCATGGGACGGGCGCACCATTTACGAGGGACGCCAGGCGGATGACTACAGCACCCTCGTGCCCGACAGCGGCACCTCGCTCATCCAGCCCGCCCAGGCGCACATGATTTACAGCCCGGTTCTCGGCGGCAAGGTGCTGGATTTCTCATATTTCGCCACGACCTACGGCACCGGCATGTCCGTCGTGGATCGCTCCAATTATTATTCCAACAGAATGCCCGTGCTGATGAACATGCCCACGCTGCCCTCCAAGGGCTTCAGCCCGCAGCCCACCAACAACAAATACGTGAACCACTACTCCTCCCTTCAGGCCTTCTGGAGCCAGACATGGGACAACGGCCTGGCGCTGGAGCTCTCCGCCTCGTTCAACGAAATCAGCCGCACCACCCCGAACGCGGGCCAGAGCCTTTGGGGCAACATGAAACTCGACATCAACCGCTATCTGCCCGACGGAGCCAACAACCCCGGCTTCATGAAATACTTCAGCGACACCACGATCGAAGGCGGCAACGTGGACAATTACCAAAACGATGCGCAGGTCAGGCTCAACGCCCTCTACCCCATCAAGTTCGGCTGGGGCAGGCAAACCTTCGCGGTCATGCTCCAGAACGACCTCCAAAGCTACCGCTGGCGCGCCCACGCCTACGCCCGCCTCAACAACGGCAACCCCTACTCCACCTCCAATCTCGTCAGCTTCCGCCAGTATTGGGACAACCCAAACCTGCCCCTCGTGCTTCCCTCCACCGACGCCGAGGGCAACCCCTATGGCTGGTCGCCCAGCGCCCACCGCGACCAGTCCACCAAGCTTCAGTCCATCCAAGTCGGCACCGTCGGCAGCTACTTCGACGACAGGTTTACCGTCATCGCCGGCGCCCGCCGCGACGTTTACCACTACAGCGAAAACAACCACAACATCGTCAACGGCGTCATTGCCGGCGACCGGATCACCAGTTTCTCGCGCAGCGCCAACACCGCCTCCATCGGCGCCACCTACTTCCCCGTCAAGGCTCTCGGCGCCCTCGTCAATTACTCGGGCGGCTTCCAGCCCAACACCATCACTTACCCCTTCTTCCCCGGCTTCAAGGGCGACTACGTGACCACCAGCAAGGTGCTCACCCTCGGCATCCGCTTCAACCTCTTCAAAGGCGCCGTCGTCGGCTCCCTCGGCTATTACGCCTCCAAGGAGCAAAACCGCGTCCAGCGCTACGACTCCCTCAACATCCGCTCCATCTGGGAAAACATGGGCGAGCTTGAAAGGTATCCGTTCCAAGGATACACGGCCTACAGCGACACCTTCGACCAGGAGGGCAGCGGCCTCGAGCTGGACCTTGTCGCCAACCCGACGAAAAACCTCCGCCTCACCGCCAACTTCAGCATCCCGCGCACCAAACAGTCCAACTCCATGCCCGGCTCGCGCGCCTACCTCGCCGAGCACGAGCCCGAGTGGCGCGCCTGGATGCAGGCCCACCCGAACGACGCCTGGCGCGTTGAGCAGCAGCTCAGCTCATGGATAAACACCGTCTCCGACTCCGTGAACGGGCGCACGCTCAACGGCACCTTCGACTACCGCGCCAACTTCTATGGAGTCTACACCTTTTCCAAGGGCATCCTGAAGGGCTTTCGCATCGGCGGCGGCGGCAACCTCTACGGCAGGCGCGTCATCGGCAACGTCCTTGGCGATGGCAAGAATTATATAAAAGCCGACGCCTACGCCGTCTATACGCTGATGACCGCCTACGCCTTCAAACTCGGCCGCACCTCGGTTTATATACAAGTGAACATCGACAATCTCTTCAATTACGACAAGCCCGTGTTCAACAACGTGCAGCTTACGGGCGGACGCACCCCGTGGAACACCCCCGAGACCGCCAACACGGCGTATCCCTTCGGATACTATTACAACAACCCGCGCATGCTCCGCCTCGGCATGACGGTGAGCTTCTAA
- a CDS encoding glycoside hydrolase family 130 protein — MKIKTVTTNKQDQVAVASPAWRARLKKLRAAHARFLGRRNRVDRDWDNGVFERFEHPVITGAHIPLEWRYDLDPTANPFLMERLAVNCAFNPGAFFWKGKAHLVVRVEGNDRKSFFAIAESPNGIDRWRFWDEPLDLPELKPETNVYDMRVTFHEDGWIYGAFCSESRNPAAAPGDLSSAVAQAGIVRTRDFRKWERLPNLRTPASQQRNVVLHPEFIGGQYAFYTRPMDGFIDVGSGGGIGWTLCKDIATGVTGPEAIIDTRAYHTIKETKNGQGPAPMKTSSGWLHLAHGVRACASGLRYVLYMFMTALDAPSRVIARPGGFFLAPHGGEGFGDVSNVAFSNGWLQLPDKAGTVLIYYGGSDSRCYVARSTVARLVDWCLRTPEDALTTRGSLDQRLALIRANRALAKR, encoded by the coding sequence ATGAAAATCAAAACGGTCACTACCAACAAGCAAGACCAGGTTGCCGTCGCGTCCCCGGCATGGCGCGCGCGGCTCAAAAAACTGCGCGCCGCGCACGCGCGTTTCCTCGGACGGAGGAACCGCGTTGACCGCGACTGGGACAATGGCGTGTTCGAGCGCTTCGAGCACCCGGTGATCACCGGCGCCCACATCCCGCTGGAGTGGCGCTACGACCTCGACCCGACGGCAAACCCGTTCCTGATGGAGCGGCTCGCCGTGAACTGCGCGTTCAATCCCGGCGCGTTTTTCTGGAAGGGAAAGGCGCACCTGGTCGTCCGTGTCGAGGGCAACGACCGCAAGAGTTTTTTTGCCATCGCCGAGAGTCCAAACGGCATCGACCGCTGGCGCTTCTGGGACGAGCCGCTCGACCTGCCGGAACTCAAGCCCGAGACCAACGTCTATGACATGCGCGTGACGTTTCACGAGGACGGCTGGATCTACGGCGCGTTTTGCTCGGAGTCGCGCAACCCCGCCGCGGCCCCCGGCGACCTGTCCTCCGCCGTCGCGCAGGCCGGCATCGTGCGCACGCGGGATTTCCGCAAATGGGAGCGCCTGCCCAACCTCCGCACGCCCGCCTCGCAGCAGCGCAACGTCGTGCTGCACCCCGAGTTCATCGGCGGGCAATATGCGTTTTATACAAGGCCGATGGACGGCTTTATAGATGTCGGCTCCGGCGGCGGCATCGGGTGGACATTGTGCAAGGACATCGCGACGGGCGTGACCGGCCCCGAGGCGATCATCGACACACGCGCCTATCATACGATCAAGGAAACCAAAAACGGCCAGGGGCCCGCGCCCATGAAAACCTCCTCGGGCTGGCTGCACCTCGCGCACGGCGTGCGCGCCTGCGCGTCGGGGCTGCGCTACGTGCTGTATATGTTCATGACCGCGCTCGACGCCCCTTCGCGCGTCATCGCGCGCCCGGGCGGGTTTTTCCTCGCGCCGCACGGCGGCGAGGGTTTCGGCGATGTGTCAAACGTCGCCTTTTCAAACGGCTGGCTCCAACTGCCGGACAAGGCCGGCACGGTGCTCATATACTACGGCGGCTCCGACAGCCGCTGCTATGTCGCGCGCTCGACCGTCGCCAGGCTTGTTGACTGGTGCCTCCGCACGCCGGAGGACGCGCTCACCACGCGCGGCTCGCTCGATCAACGGCTGGCATTGATCCGCGCAAACCGCGCGCTGGCAAAACGCTGA
- a CDS encoding uroporphyrinogen decarboxylase family protein, with protein MTSKERLLRALNLEKPDRLPATVHQWQPFHLDAYMGGITPLEAFKHTGLDAQIQYYADMGLSWTTDAGQNAVQAPGWREEIEIIKNEPDDRILHHTVTTPGGVLTYATGGDRKTTWVNEYIIKKHDDIELLRKYMPVPKLNRDKISAEYDAIGDAGILRGFVWGDQAGCWQHACCLYPAEELIVEAMENPDWVHALLALLLDKKLRFIDESLTGAKFDLIETGGGASSDTLISPRLHAEFCLPYDRRMHDALRAIGQRSTYHTCGGMMFILDLLLQNGADASETLAPPGVGGNITEPGKVRAVFGGRRAMIGGLDQFNILTTGTPAQIRAETRRLFEGFGKDGGYICAASDHFFETPVDNLKAFAAAARECTY; from the coding sequence ATGACCTCCAAGGAACGACTCCTCCGCGCCCTCAACCTCGAAAAACCCGACCGCCTGCCCGCCACCGTGCACCAATGGCAGCCGTTTCATCTCGATGCATACATGGGCGGCATCACGCCGCTTGAGGCGTTCAAACACACCGGCCTCGACGCGCAAATCCAATACTACGCCGACATGGGCTTGTCGTGGACGACCGACGCCGGGCAAAACGCCGTGCAGGCGCCCGGCTGGCGCGAGGAAATTGAAATTATAAAAAACGAGCCCGACGACCGCATCCTCCACCACACCGTCACCACGCCGGGCGGCGTGCTCACCTATGCCACCGGCGGCGACCGCAAGACCACCTGGGTCAACGAATATATCATAAAAAAACACGACGACATCGAACTCCTGCGCAAATACATGCCGGTGCCAAAACTCAATCGCGACAAAATCAGCGCGGAGTATGACGCCATCGGCGACGCCGGCATCCTGCGCGGATTTGTCTGGGGCGACCAGGCCGGCTGTTGGCAGCATGCGTGCTGCCTGTATCCAGCCGAGGAGCTGATTGTCGAAGCCATGGAAAACCCGGACTGGGTGCACGCGCTCCTTGCGCTTCTGCTCGACAAAAAACTCCGCTTCATCGACGAGTCGCTCACCGGTGCGAAATTCGACCTCATCGAAACCGGCGGCGGCGCATCCAGCGACACGCTCATCTCGCCAAGGCTTCACGCCGAGTTCTGCCTCCCCTATGACAGACGGATGCACGACGCCCTTCGCGCCATCGGCCAGCGCAGCACCTATCATACCTGCGGCGGCATGATGTTCATCCTCGACCTGCTCCTGCAAAACGGCGCCGACGCATCCGAAACGCTCGCCCCGCCCGGGGTCGGCGGCAATATTACGGAGCCCGGGAAAGTGCGCGCGGTCTTCGGCGGCAGGCGGGCGATGATCGGCGGCTTGGATCAATTCAACATTCTCACGACCGGCACGCCCGCGCAAATTCGCGCCGAAACGCGCCGCCTCTTCGAAGGCTTCGGCAAGGACGGCGGCTACATCTGCGCCGCGTCTGATCACTTTTTCGAAACGCCGGTCGATAATCTGAAAGCCTTCGCCGCCGCTGCTCGCGAATGCACCTATTGA
- a CDS encoding DUF6941 family protein: MQSKPQVLAWLTCDGVHIDPGSGKHTILGVFSNIRAAKFPVAHPFMIWFLTLSDVPAGQHKVRISIGVDPMQMTPLIERPFESQSPLQRINLINEIRNLAFNGPGDHSIVVEVDDEPLLATSITVTN, encoded by the coding sequence ATGCAATCCAAGCCTCAAGTCCTCGCCTGGCTCACCTGCGACGGCGTCCATATCGATCCCGGTTCGGGCAAACACACCATCCTCGGCGTTTTCTCCAATATCCGGGCGGCCAAGTTTCCCGTCGCCCACCCTTTCATGATCTGGTTCCTCACCTTGAGCGATGTGCCGGCCGGCCAGCACAAGGTGCGCATCTCCATCGGCGTGGACCCGATGCAAATGACGCCCCTCATCGAGCGCCCCTTCGAATCGCAAAGCCCGCTCCAGCGCATCAACCTCATCAACGAAATCCGCAACCTCGCCTTCAACGGGCCCGGGGACCATTCCATCGTGGTCGAGGTCGACGACGAACCCCTCCTGGCCACCAGCATCACGGTGACCAACTGA
- the ung gene encoding uracil-DNA glycosylase has protein sequence MLPKLPAGWRERLRDVTGQAWWRELDAFLDAEEAAGREILPGRKDVFNALRLTPPDAVKVVLLGQDPYPTPGHAHGLCFSVPMDVRPLPRSLRNIYQELQADLGLPPAGHGCLESWARNGILMLNTVLTVRAGEANSHKDRGWENFTDRVLEIVNAGPRPVVFVLWGRQAQAKRALVTNPLHRVVECAHPSPLSARLFFSCRCFSAVNRLLVEAGREPVDWRLPPAPVFRKGELFADSDA, from the coding sequence ATGCTTCCCAAACTTCCCGCAGGCTGGCGCGAGCGGCTCCGCGATGTGACGGGCCAGGCATGGTGGCGCGAACTCGATGCGTTTCTCGACGCGGAGGAGGCGGCCGGGCGCGAGATTCTGCCCGGGCGCAAGGACGTCTTCAACGCGCTGCGGCTCACCCCGCCGGACGCGGTGAAGGTCGTGCTGCTCGGGCAGGACCCGTATCCGACGCCGGGCCACGCGCATGGGCTGTGCTTCTCGGTGCCGATGGACGTGCGGCCGCTTCCGCGCTCGCTGCGCAACATCTACCAGGAACTCCAGGCCGACCTCGGCCTGCCGCCGGCGGGGCACGGCTGCCTGGAATCCTGGGCGCGCAACGGTATCCTGATGTTGAATACCGTGCTGACCGTGCGCGCGGGCGAGGCCAACTCCCACAAGGATCGTGGCTGGGAAAACTTCACCGACCGCGTGCTGGAGATCGTCAACGCGGGGCCGCGGCCGGTGGTGTTTGTGCTCTGGGGGCGGCAGGCGCAGGCCAAGCGCGCGCTGGTGACCAACCCGCTGCACCGCGTGGTCGAGTGCGCGCATCCCTCGCCGCTGTCGGCGCGGCTGTTTTTCAGCTGCCGGTGTTTTTCCGCGGTGAACCGCCTGCTTGTCGAGGCCGGCCGCGAGCCGGTGGACTGGCGGCTGCCGCCCGCCCCGGTTTTTCGCAAGGGGGAGCTTTTTGCCGATTCCGATGCCTGA
- a CDS encoding DUF721 domain-containing protein, with the protein MPDEPRQFSRLAEEIIGDFRQIPGEQPQRMKRRATRPLAELVEALLVKHQIGRDSPEQSIRSHWSEIVGPANAHYSHAAMIDVRGKLTVLASHSVVRNELFLHRKLIVEKIRKLPGCDHVRALLLRAG; encoded by the coding sequence ATGCCTGACGAGCCGCGCCAGTTCAGCCGCCTCGCGGAGGAGATCATCGGGGATTTTCGCCAGATCCCGGGCGAGCAGCCGCAGCGCATGAAGAGGCGCGCGACCAGGCCGCTCGCGGAGCTGGTGGAGGCGCTGCTGGTGAAGCACCAGATCGGGCGCGACTCGCCCGAGCAGTCCATCCGCAGCCACTGGAGCGAAATCGTCGGCCCGGCCAACGCGCATTACTCGCACGCCGCGATGATCGATGTACGCGGGAAGCTCACCGTGCTCGCGTCGCACTCCGTGGTGCGCAACGAGCTTTTTCTCCACCGCAAGCTCATCGTCGAAAAGATCCGGAAACTCCCCGGCTGCGACCACGTGCGCGCGCTGCTCCTGCGGGCCGGCTGA
- a CDS encoding vWA domain-containing protein: protein MTFSAPEWFFLLPALAVLGWRARSLRLREPVRALALLVLVLALADPRARMGGGGLDLWVLMDRSDSVAAEAQGQAGEVEAILRRSQKRDDRVFMIDYAVDATRRERGDPVFRGTNETRTGAALGFALAQMEPGRAARLLVLTDGYATEPLGGAAEQVLRAGVPLDYRLGGGPRGADYRVGGLSMANRVLPGEAFLVEFSVTGNTDGTVPWEVWRDGKLSAQGEAEVRGGSARVRLGDRLGGSGAVRYEARVRPAEDAHPENNHATAWVEVAGGPRVLLVTNYPDDPLAALLGAQGLRVERVTDPAALTAASLAGARLVVLNNVPAHRVPAEFLGALDFFVREQGGGLLMAGGRNSFGSGGWFASAIDPLLPVSMELKNDHRRLATAMAIILDRSGSMAMSAGAGWQTKMDLANTGAARAIELLGDLDAVAVFAVDSSAHEIVALAQVGPNRARMTDAVRRIRSEGGGIFVGAGLRAGWEQLRKAQTGQMHLILFADAADAEQPEDYREIIAEMRAAGATVSVIGLGSPGDTDADLLREIAALGGGRIFFNENAGDLPAIFAQETVSVARSAFVREETGAAATPGWAEIAARTPRWLSLVDGYNLGYLRPGATASLVTTDEYQAPLVASWSRGAGRVAAVSFPLGGADSARVRGWEDYGDFVQTLARWLAGENTPPGLALRTETRGRLLTLDLFYDESWAARVAQSGPVVSLAESDGGRGEEQVRALVWEKIEPGHFHAETLLVPDRRARGAARLGAAALPFGPVTAGGSAEWSFERERMQELRQLSARSGGMERLDLASVWDAPRPVNERGLRVWLLAAWLALLLADALLTRLGVRLAREARPRG from the coding sequence ATGACTTTCTCCGCGCCAGAATGGTTTTTTCTGCTGCCCGCGCTGGCGGTGCTGGGATGGCGCGCGCGTTCGCTCCGGCTGCGCGAGCCGGTGCGCGCGCTAGCGTTGCTTGTGCTCGTCCTTGCGCTGGCCGACCCGCGCGCACGCATGGGCGGCGGAGGCCTGGATTTGTGGGTGTTGATGGACCGCTCCGACTCCGTCGCGGCCGAGGCGCAGGGACAGGCGGGGGAGGTGGAGGCGATTTTGCGGCGCTCGCAGAAACGCGACGACCGGGTGTTCATGATCGACTACGCGGTGGACGCGACGCGGCGCGAACGCGGCGACCCGGTGTTTCGCGGCACCAACGAGACGCGCACCGGCGCGGCGCTGGGATTCGCGCTCGCGCAGATGGAGCCGGGGCGCGCGGCGCGGCTGCTGGTATTGACCGACGGTTACGCGACCGAGCCGCTGGGCGGCGCCGCCGAGCAGGTGCTGCGCGCGGGCGTGCCGCTCGACTACCGGCTGGGCGGCGGGCCGCGCGGCGCGGACTATCGCGTGGGCGGGCTTTCGATGGCGAACCGCGTGCTGCCGGGCGAGGCGTTTTTGGTGGAGTTTTCCGTGACGGGAAACACCGACGGCACCGTGCCGTGGGAAGTGTGGCGCGACGGGAAACTCTCCGCGCAAGGCGAGGCGGAGGTGCGAGGCGGCTCGGCGCGCGTGCGGCTGGGCGACCGGCTGGGCGGCAGCGGCGCGGTGCGCTACGAGGCGCGCGTGCGCCCGGCGGAGGACGCGCATCCGGAGAACAATCACGCGACGGCGTGGGTGGAGGTCGCAGGCGGGCCGCGCGTGCTGCTGGTGACAAATTATCCCGACGATCCGCTGGCGGCTTTGCTCGGCGCACAGGGGTTGCGCGTGGAGCGCGTGACGGACCCCGCCGCGCTCACGGCGGCGTCGCTCGCCGGCGCGCGGCTGGTGGTGCTGAACAACGTGCCCGCGCACCGCGTGCCGGCGGAGTTTTTGGGCGCGCTGGACTTCTTCGTGCGCGAGCAGGGCGGCGGCCTGCTGATGGCGGGCGGGCGCAACAGCTTCGGCTCGGGCGGCTGGTTCGCGTCGGCCATCGACCCGCTGCTGCCGGTCTCGATGGAGTTGAAAAACGACCACCGGCGTCTCGCGACTGCGATGGCCATCATCCTCGACCGTTCGGGCAGCATGGCGATGAGCGCGGGCGCGGGCTGGCAGACCAAGATGGACCTCGCCAACACCGGCGCGGCGCGCGCCATCGAGCTGCTCGGCGACCTCGACGCGGTGGCGGTGTTCGCGGTGGACTCGTCGGCGCACGAGATCGTGGCGCTCGCGCAGGTCGGCCCGAACCGCGCGCGCATGACCGACGCGGTGCGCCGCATCCGCAGCGAGGGCGGCGGCATTTTCGTCGGAGCCGGGCTGCGCGCGGGCTGGGAGCAGTTGCGGAAGGCGCAGACGGGGCAGATGCACTTGATTTTGTTTGCCGACGCGGCCGACGCGGAGCAGCCGGAGGATTACAGGGAAATCATCGCGGAGATGCGCGCGGCGGGCGCGACGGTGAGCGTGATCGGGCTCGGCTCGCCGGGGGACACGGATGCGGATTTGCTGCGCGAAATCGCGGCGCTCGGGGGCGGGCGGATTTTTTTCAACGAAAACGCGGGCGACCTGCCGGCGATTTTCGCGCAGGAGACGGTGTCGGTCGCGCGCTCGGCTTTCGTGCGCGAGGAGACGGGCGCCGCCGCGACGCCCGGCTGGGCGGAGATCGCCGCGCGCACGCCGCGCTGGCTGTCATTGGTTGACGGATACAACCTGGGCTACCTGCGCCCGGGCGCGACGGCGTCGCTGGTGACGACCGACGAGTATCAGGCGCCGCTGGTGGCGTCGTGGTCCCGCGGCGCGGGCCGCGTGGCGGCGGTGTCGTTCCCGCTCGGCGGCGCGGATTCGGCGCGCGTGCGCGGGTGGGAGGACTACGGGGATTTCGTGCAAACCCTCGCGCGCTGGCTCGCGGGCGAGAACACGCCGCCGGGCCTGGCGCTGCGCACGGAGACGCGCGGGCGGCTGCTCACGCTGGATTTGTTTTACGACGAAAGCTGGGCCGCGCGCGTGGCGCAGTCCGGCCCGGTCGTCTCGCTGGCCGAAAGCGACGGGGGACGCGGCGAGGAACAGGTGCGCGCCTTGGTGTGGGAGAAAATCGAGCCGGGGCATTTTCACGCCGAGACGCTGCTCGTGCCCGACCGGCGCGCGCGCGGCGCGGCGCGGCTGGGCGCGGCGGCGCTGCCGTTCGGCCCGGTGACGGCGGGCGGCTCGGCGGAGTGGAGTTTCGAGCGGGAACGCATGCAGGAGCTGCGCCAGCTCTCCGCGCGCAGCGGCGGCATGGAGCGGCTCGATCTCGCCTCGGTGTGGGATGCGCCGCGCCCCGTGAACGAACGCGGCCTGCGAGTCTGGCTGCTCGCGGCCTGGCTGGCGTTGTTACTGGCCGACGCGCTGCTGACACGGCTGGGCGTGCGGCTGGCGCGGGAAGCAAGGCCCAGGGGTTGA